The sequence TGTGGGGCCGGATAAAGACAGTCGTTAACGCTGCTATGCCATGCTTTACCTTCTTTTGGTCACCCGGGTCTGACCGGACTGGCTTTTACGACTTtcgacgtgaatttaacatatttctattgtagctaacgacttgagcgtCCAGGTagcttcttaaaattaaattttctatcgatttatagaAATAACcgtttaaaaaggatcctcgaacaggacgaaaaaaggccagacccgcCCAATCAGAAAGCGGTCCAAAAGTTCCAAAAGTTGTGCAGaggttaaggggtaacaccactgtagaaatttcaaaaaattgattttttttttataagcttaaaaaattctttgaaccttttaaaatacagaacaaaaagttttatacgttaccgaagtttatttcataaatattttaagcgtttaaccaagcgttagtgactgctacctaacgatttctccaaatttccaaactttaaacgcgtttttctcaaaacacgttttctgaaattggcacgcagcataactcaaacaatttgaaatatttttaatcaggtttttcactacgtctgtataataaccttcttaagagaagagcgtaggggattttcgatagattaatttaaacgattgttataattatttaagtgccgtttttttagtccaaaatagagtattttccttcaaatgcttgctaattccacaaaaataaatattttttaaatcccctacgtgtttctctagctattcttatctagattaagaaaaaaaaatttccttgttccagattaaaatttgcaccctctgtgctgcgtgtcgcggagctccttcaagagaaaccacattacaaaaatgtctccaatgccgccattttgtaaaatttttcgatcaaactttgtagttttgtattttagtatataagtaataacttcccaaatcagagagattgttttccttttctttctacacaaaaaaattctttaaaaatcgtgtttattttacgcgtgtagagtggtgttaccccttaattgAGATTTATAAGCTTCATGCGTTGATGCCTACTAAGTTGAGTTGGGCGATTGTCCTTAATGTAACGCACTTGGGGCTCCTGAGTTCTTGTGATGACGTGTAGGGGTCCAACAATTTATTGAACttattaagtttttcaaaaatgcccAAATAGGCTTTTATTTGGTAGTTACAATCCCCCGTAATGGAACATTATTGACCTCAGGTTCGTGCTTTTAACCCTTTTACATCACCGCTAGAAATGAGCGTTGTACGCGAAATACCTTGCGTCGGCAAGTTTTTTACTGTTAGTTCTAATGAAAAACAATGTTACTggaattccaaaaatgtttattttcctacaaatttaacaaaaaaaaaccatttattgcGAATTATTCCATTATTATTGGTGATAAAAAGAGAGAGTTTTGATTCGCGGACTATTCCCTCGAATGACACAAAATGGTTTCCTTTAGCACCGCTCAATTATTTATATCTTTGTTTAGTTTGTGTAGATCTGCAAATGAACTTTTCACTCGCTTCAAACACGCTTATCAATtgtaatacagtgcactcgcgataactcgaactaattaaaacaggcgctgttcgatttatcgaatttgttcgacttatcaattgagtgtgctatgttaaaaaaacagtcatcgatatcgatttttttcaattaaatttatttatttatttacatatggatatgaacatgaatatgtttaaaataattaattcgtttcaatatttttcaacaaatatttggcagtctttgtgtcagttacacaaaaaaagtcagctttaacagaaaagttaggccgaaaagaaagttgtaatgtgtgtttgtcttttcttgcctgcagcaatgttcaatatgactttttcacgcagcaattgaagagtgttaacctttgcggggcttacttgttcagttgtggcccactgaattaccttattgaaagagctaactgcctcctcagatgatatccgctcacatgtctcagttgtgttgtttaactcagactcagaatcactagattcaattattacttctgtgtcggtaaattcggcaccatcattccatttgttaacatcataaagcgtaaattcgacctgtaaattatgtttttcaagatgagtccacttattgggtaattcttttttctttgggacagaaaccatttgtataaagcggctttcattttaggaaactcagaagcttttaaagttctcctcttcccaggacccaaaaacgtgttgtttactgcttttaaaattgccttgtctttcttttttgtaagacttatggtggacttggctaccccatattccttcgctagagaagtaacactacatccacgtttaattttgttaaggacttcagccctctcttttaatgttaaacacttcaaccttttacgatccattactcacatgcactgatacactacaaatgacaaatttaaagcaatttggtcaatgcaagatgttgttcccagaaaactaacgggatattaacgtcgaaatattcatatggacaatacactagtatacatataatttatatacatatactattacatatgtatgtatgtacaaaatgtacatgtttgaaaagaatgtgtgtacaaataaatttgtttttttgttcgagttatagcgctttaatattgttcgagttacaaactagtcaatagggaaaaaaatgtgttcgagttagcacgtcgttcgacttagcggctattcgagttaccgcgagtgcactgtaataTCAAAGTTTGTTATGTAGTAgatttttttaaggggttagggatagtcagaggcccgaaaaaattatgattttcaataagttttttttgctAGACAATTGCTttagtttacaaaaataaaaacaaagcattaatacattatgtttcgacttgactttagcaaaatttcaaaaaacaaaaatttataattgtaaaatttattgccgtttgtgtggagcccgtttctctagaagtcccttgcggtgaccATCACAAgttcttggagattcatctaaaatcaatcgaactagaaaaattaattttattaatagaaatcttgtacctttttttcaaaattaacaatattgttaaccgtttgagtgcgattcgtcgatatagcgacgataactaatTACTCCAAATTTGCGGCGCGTTGCTATAGCTACGGTTGCATCACTGTGCATTTGGCGTTCGGCTAGGAAcgtgttgaatattattttgcgatatttataaaaaatttatgtcatataaaagtataaattagttgagaccgttaaaaacaatttttatttttcgttcaatatcgatattttgaaaataaattgcgcaaatgtgtagtatgtagtgtaaaaggatctaaaaatccaaagcgttcccggctaatatgcaacatttgcaaaaaaggtgtgcatGGTAGATGTGTGGGGAACCACAAATGtgccaaaatttgaataataatgccggaacttgttgtaaaaaaaaaaaagatgatattaaaaaaatgtaaataagtttttcttataatcataactaatagtttagtctacaaaataaaaataaaattattgaaatatgtaattttttgtgttctctatgcttatatttgtaaagccatcatatttcagttttcttagaccaaattttgcttcgcaattttcgtatgtattaaagaaaatcgcttagcactcaaacggttaaaaaaaatcgaaatttttgaaaaaaaaaaatccttcgataaggcacgaaaaaaacattgtttggagaaaaacgaatttaaagtcttgctacttgctctcgaacgctccggagcgccctttgttaattgtttgataattcgaaaagtatttgtcggattcacttcaaattttcacacaatatttttaatatcttaagaaaatgaaaaaaaaatccaatttttttaaaattctgactattatccctaaccccttaagaaataaattctacaaaaaaatctcaaaaaaaaatatttttaaatgtggAATTGTGAATTTCTTACATAGGCGTAGCCTATTTTTAAGCGCATTAAATAACCAACTGCTTCTACCTCGCCTACTTAATCGCTTGCATCATACCTGCCTGCCTACCAGCTTTAAGCCAATGCCACCGCGCACCGTAACCTACACAAGCAAACTGACAATGACCTTTttttgcatgtgtgcgtgtgtgtattttatattttatttaaagcctTAAAATATTGCTGGACAGTTTTTTTGTCGCCATTATGTACTTTTTGCTTCTATTTTTATTCCATTATAATTGCATTCACATTGCATAGCATAGTATGCACGAGCAGATACTTTTAAAACAcgcatgcgtatgtatgtgccgTTACTTTTTTCAATCAACCTTTATTTTAATAGACTTGTTAGAATCTGTCATTCATTCTCCTTCTGGGTCAGTGGGTTTTTACTCCCCCTTAtacttttgtatttgtttttgtatgcggCCTTCTTTTCATCTTTTTTCGCATTCGCAATTGCAAGGAAAATATGCAATTTCGCGCTTAAATGGCGGAAAAAGGGCGTCCAACTGCGATGTAAGTGGCGTGAAGGGTGGCGGCATTTTGCTTTATGAGATTTTAGcggtatataaaagaaaaaaaaagtataagaaaatgtaaaatattactaTGAATAATCACTCCAAAAACTGGATTGGCTCGGCTACATAAGGTGAGAAGGTGCCTTTGTCCGACTGACTGCGAGATGGTGCCTAAACTGAAGTGAAAGAATGCAAAACTGATTAGAATTTAGTGATTTGGGACTTGTCAGACCCATTATATGGCGCAAAGCGCAGCTCTTGGGTGTTTCGATATAAGGATTGTCTGATATATATACATCCAATGCTCTGGAAGTGATGATTACTAGAGACGATAATATCCTTTGACAGCCGAGTTGGAGTTACCAGAAGTAGTAGCActaatcaagaatgatagattacaagggtTGGCCATCCTAAGCAAAACTGTGAGAGTCACTTCGGCGGCTCAGTTTGCTTGTTTCACACGTGTTCACACATTCGTCTAATCAGTCGTTGTTGTACAGtcggcaacgaagcaacatgaatGGAGACTgtgtagatttttttgtttttccgtaTATCACCAATactatttcagttttttcgtaagcaaATTGCTATCATAACCCCGGTTACGTGAACCAATCAGGCGATTCTTTAAAATTCTCTGAGAGCCAGTTAACTGTGTGATATTGACCACACCTTCTAAATTCTTTTCACCACGACTGGGTGTTACAAGCGTGATATAATGTTGCTCAAAGTCGTTTAGTTCGTCGTGCAAAAAAAGGTATTGAGATTTTTATATCTATTTTGTAGTAGAGCATTTAATAAGTAACGGGCATCCGTCTATATGAAATTTTTGATGGAAATCAATTGAGATTTAATCTcatttaatatcaaaaaactctaaagtattattttttattttttttttttcaatttaataatatttttttaaattttttttttgttttaatttaattttttgttttatttttttgttttcatttttttttttttttatacaatacgtttttttatttttaattaaattttttttatattaaaaaaatttaaaaaatgtttttttttttaatataatatcacttttttttaatttcatttttcattttttattttatatatttattttttatttttttactttattttttttttttactttatttctatttttaatttaattttttttatatttaaaattttttttttttaattttttatttttttaattttttattttaatttttttaaattaaattaaactagtatgtaacccccgaaaatcgggtgggcttttttcccacggaaagtaaacagcatatgtgacacttttatatattaaaagttatgatgattagaaaagtgtatatttttattcatatgtaatattTAAGAACTATGCATataacacgcaaatatttcatgaacaaattaaccaattttaatttttataattttccggaaatatgctcatcaaaacctttcttttgatatatatttcatatcagtacatattgtagtttagtcagaataagcgccatgttttaaaataatattatagattaaattttttttaattttatttttaattttttattttttattttttttttattaaaaacatccTTTTGATTATTCAAAATTAGTTCTTTCCTTAATTTTATGACTTTATTTTCACTCTATTCCACTCAAAActaattgtttttgtatgtacTCTTGCTCTCATTCCAGGATATCGCCGCCTATATTAAGAAAGAATTCGACAAAAAATACAATCCAACATGGCATTGTATTGTGGGCCGAAACTTCGGATCGTATGTCACACACGAGACACGCCACTTCATTTACTTCTACTTAGGTCAAGtggcaattttattatttaagagcggttaaaaacaacaataaacaaaacaacagcaacataccacaaaacacatacacacatacttggaAAACGACAAAACAACTGAATTTAtagcaaaataaacaagaattaaatttgaagaaaaacggCAAAGATGCAAGTAATCATAACTAcaacattaaagaaaaaatcagcAGTCACAACAACACTATCAATAACAACACCCACTGGAAAATCAACACCTCAACAAAGCAGCGCAAATGTATTACAAAATATATCTCTATGAACTGTTGGGAAGATGGCAAAGGCAAAAGCGAAATACAATCCACAAGTCGAAACTGACTGGTTAATGCTAATTAACGACGAACTGGGCATGTGTGGTTAGAACAACAATTAACATATAAATTATGAATGGAAAGTATAAACTAACTGGTTTGGTGAAGcagaaatgcaatttttcataaCTTCGCTTAAATCTTGGGAAATAATACATCTCGCACCCGAATGTGCTTGTCCAGCATGCGTTTGCGTGCTTGTGGATTGTGGaacctaatataaaaaaaagcagccttgtttgttttatttccacAAAAGCCATTTGAAAACCCCACTGGAATGCAGTCTAACACGAAATGGCATGGATTTGGATCGTGGAACCTAACATAAAAGGCTGTGCAAATGCTCAATTATCACTATGGGCAACTTCAACTTACACAAATACGCTGAATAGCAATAATTAGGATTGTGGAACTTAAGGTATTAAGCTGTATCAACACTACACTTCCACTGTAGCGCAGTTAAACTCAAGCAAAACTCCGCCTTATACGGGAGATAGCATGCATTTGAGTTGTAGCACTTAACCGAAAAGTCTATTTAAACACTTCGTTTCCACTGCAATCAATACATTTAAACCAATACGCAGCACATACTCGCAGGGGTATGGTTGAGGATTGTGGAACTTAATTCGAACCCAGCACAATTACTTCGTTTGCTCTGTGTGCAAGTTCGTTGCATATTCAATGAAAGCGCTGACTCGCTTTCCTACATCTTTGCTTGCATGCTTTCTGCAACAGCTTCTTAACGCGTCAAACAAACAGTCTATGAAAAGGTTCCCCATGCAGCTCTAACTACCTGCCAAGAAGTACTGCGTTACGCCTATCGTTTAGTCATGTCATTTCGCATTTCGCAAGCGCATCCCACACTAAATCTActacaaaatttcacacttgaGAAATTTAGCGATTCAAGGACttgacaacagcaacaacaacaacaaccaattcACTACTACTATTATGGGCACATACACAACAAACACAACCTACACAACAGCATAGAAATGTTGTGAGGGAAAAATTTCGCAGATTCagtaaaaatgcagaaaatagtagaaaatagcagaacaaaaacaaatctcaaatggaatgatggaaaattaacattttatgcgtATTTGTATTAGTAATATCagcaagcaacaacagcaaattatatatataaatatatatatacacatatatatttgttaGGCTAAgtgacaagaaaaaataaaatttatgaaaaagaattattGCAAATTGCGTAACACAATACAAACAGAAAAGCGAAAACCATCGATAGAGAGCAGCCGAGATGAATGCAAAATCCAAATCCTTTTATAGAATTAGAGAAATCTCTTGaggaaattgaaagaaaaattgtatgcaaataaaaaatttagaaaattgtaaAAGACATAACTAAATATTTCCATCCACAATTATAATTGAGTAAATCGAAAGAGAGAGAATGCAGAGTGCGCGTTAAGTAGACTATGGTAGGCGTGAAAACGAAAGCCGAaggataaataaatattgaggaAAATGTATGAAGAAACAATAATTATGAGCTGACAAACACAAACGCCGCGTCGTATTGcttcatacaaaaaataagGCCACCAATGGTGGCAAATGAGCAAGACACTCGACAACCTTAATGTGAACGCATACAATagcaataattataaaaacaactaatatacatataaaaagcaCGAATTGGATGCAGATATGCGAAAGAGAGGCGAGCAGTATGTTGCGCTGTCGGCGGCAGCCACTAAGTAGCGTAGCAGCATATGGATGCAGCAGCAGCGAGCGAAGttacaacagcagcaaaaacaagaacaacagcGACGCATACTAGGCTATAATTCGAATTAAtgataatattttcttctgtaaaatttctattttttctttactgttaaataaattgtaaatgttttctgatttgtaaaaacaaaaatcgttttATGAGTAAACAAAAATGAcgcaaaaattcaattttaacacTTCTTAAATCGTAATTATTGCAATATTGATGAACAAATAGACGTGTGAgggtattttttgattttttcgtgctctggaaaaattataataaaagatGGAAGAAAGATATGtgttcaaataataaatataatttttgtaaaaaaactttaagtttttgtgttgaatttatttatgaagTTGTCGAGTTGAGCCTGTAAACGACATACTAATTTGAGTTTTGTGGATGAGTTTTGAGTTTTgagaattattaattttgccattTGCTAACTTTCCTAATATGTTTCGAATTACTTTGATTGTTTCATTcagagctgacagccacatggacacggcgaaaaaaaaacaattcagctgatttaccaacaccacctttaatagatacACCTTGtgtaaaacattttagaaaatattgaaagaagTTCTAATTTACTTTGTCAATTTTATACTAtaaattattctaaaatttaGGTAATGCATTAATCtgagcatattttttttaattttcttcatgtaagtttttaaaaatatgatcAATAGAAGCAAGttactttattaattttatattgtaggtAACGTATTCGTGCATTTTTACTCAATTTTCTGTCAATTAATATTctcaatttgtaataaatttattttattttaaattactttttttattgattcgctgtttttttctgatttaaatTGATGAAGgggatattttcttaattttttcattttgtatttctaatttttcttttatttattattattttttttattacttttttcttgttattttttattaaatttttttaagttgtttatgtaaaaaattattttcttttaagttaattttgaattgtgtttttaattttttttttttaatttttttttttaatttgttttattttaattgggcTTTTTTAAATggggtttttttgttaatttattttttgtaattgttttttttaatggttttttttaattgttttttttttttttttttaatttgtgttattttaattgttctttttttggattttggGTTACTttataataattgtttttttttttgtaattgtgttatttgttttcttaaatgtttttttttgtttttaatttgttttattttcattggttcttttttaattcgctttttaaatggttttggtggaattttatttacgtggacaaattttttcattacaaatcctttataactatgttttttttttaatttgtgttatttcaattgtttttgtttttttattttgttttattttataaaattattattttttaattgttttttataattttggtttaatttttttttaatttgtttttttttttgtaattgtgttatttgttttcttaaatgttttttttattgtttattgttttttgttgtattttaattggttcttttttaattcgttttttaaatggttttggtggaattttatttgtgtgggcaaattttttttaatttaaattataaatcctTTATaactatttcctttttttacttttaaatttgtaattttttttatttttgctttttttattttatttatatgggcGACgttttctattttgaattataaATCCTAAATAAACATAGttataagtttttgtaattcgtttttaatctattatttttactatttaacttctttatttagttttttatctcattatttatgttattttatttgtttatttatttttaattattttattatttaatatttattttctattatgatttattttattattattatataatttattattattattaaaaaaataatttattttatttttattcaaaaaaaaaattattatatttattttatcttatttcttTATCAccatttcttatttcatttttttattaaattttgctgcactccgttttttttttaatttataaacccttataagtaattttgttttattttgctacctaattttttgtatttttataattttatttaacgctatttttaaatactttatttttaaaattttatgttatagAAATATCTAATGGGCATAGGTATGTAGTTTTTAAGTTGCAAAGCTTTGATCCCCTTTATGTAATTGTGTTGTAACATTTCTATAtcctatatttatattttaaatgtatatgcaattattttttgttaaattttagttatttttcaacacgaacgaattttttttaattttgacacttacttttctttaataaatatttaatttttttttaattttacacttttaGGCTTTCAtaattcatttcatattttattttttttatatttttttttatatttttttttttttatatttttttttttatattttttttttatattttttttttatatttaattttttttatatattatatatatttttcatgtattatttttttatatattatttttgtttttttattttttttatatactttttttaatatttttattttatttttttttttattgtttttttttgatattttttatattttcgtattttattttatatttcctatttttcctcgatttatttttcttcaatttcaataTAGTTTtgctataattaaaaaacaaaaaaaaaaaaataccctcACACTGCTTAAAAAGATGCCGCTGGCTTCCGAAAccaaactttggaaaaaatgctgCACAGGAATACACTTAAACGGAAATGTGTGCAAATTTTGTGTGAGCTGTTATAATGAAGTTACTTGGTTCGAAGCCATTAAAAATGTACTTATATTTAACTTACTTGCATATGTACTTAAACGAAAATGTATACGTACGCGTGTaatttgcatttgtattttatgttcattacaaaaaaaaatatgaaattgcaaattcacttaaaatattttctgatgagcTGCTATCCAAGCATCTTTAATTGTGTGTGCTATTGCTGACCTTTTCCATTCAAAAACTGCAGAATATAATTGTCTACCTTTTCCCgcttaaatatattacttttccAGTTCTCAGCTATATAAATTGTAATTCGAAAATTCGACAAAACTGGCCATAAATTGACGCAAGAAAAAGTGTTTGTAACGAGTTCCTTTTATAATTCGTgacattaaaattttcttcaaattcagAACTATGTAAGCATTccttgaatatacatatatgtatgtgactgCAATTGCTGTATCCTGTGTGGAaagaagttaattaaaatcCAATTCTGTTGTTATCACTTGACAACTTTTTGCACATTCCCACACAATGCGCCATATTTCACgcgttttttaatacatatttttacattGTATCCTTCCTTTTTCCTGTTCTTAAATTGTAGtgtaaaatgtaataataaatataaatgataaattctgaaaatgaaatgataaattcacatacacacccacacatacacacatttagcTTTCTACCTAAAATTCTTTTCGCGTATTGCTAATACaagagaagaagaagcaaacaagaaatcaaatatattaaataaaaataatgaaaaacttcgtagtataattaaatatacattttatgtaaatgtttataaattataaaagaaaaacgagaaataataaaatgaagaagcgataaaacaaaatcttaacaaaaaatacaact comes from Anastrepha ludens isolate Willacy chromosome 3, idAnaLude1.1, whole genome shotgun sequence and encodes:
- the LOC128858912 gene encoding dynein light chain 1, cytoplasmic codes for the protein MSDRKAVIKNADMSEEMQQDAVDCATQALEKYNIEKDIAAYIKKEFDKKYNPTWHCIVGRNFGSYVTHETRHFIYFYLGQVAILLFKSG